Proteins from a genomic interval of Mycoplasmopsis columboralis:
- the gpmI gene encoding 2,3-bisphosphoglycerate-independent phosphoglycerate mutase: protein MKKTILIVIDGLGLRKETQGNAFALAKTPTFDKLFKEYPNSLIQASGEYVGLPKGQMGNSEVGHLNIGAGTVVYTGLSLIAKDLNEGKFKSNKAFVEAFEDVKQNNATLHVMGLLSPGGVHSLDSHLFEILNAAHQNGVKNVAVHVFGDGRDVAPASIESSLDKLIELTNKYDYKIASIAGRFYSMDRDSMFDRVEKGYDALLGKSQASFSDIKEYVKESYQNNVTDEFFVPAYNNTLDAKYFVKDHDSIIFFNFRPDRARQLTHLFVNSSLYDVQPQNKVKVNKFVSMMKYEGIDTVVAFSEMQISMPIGRVLEIANKTQLRLAETQKYAHVTYFMDGGNDIEFKNSHRIMVPSLKVESYADAPQMSAKEITDELLANALNYDVAIMNYANPDMVGHTGNLKSAITAVEVLDSQIARVVEFAEQNDVTVFITADHGNAEITEDENGKPATKHTSSPVMLITTDKSLKLRDGKLANIAPTVLDYIGVDKPQEMDEESLILKCNCA from the coding sequence ATGAAAAAAACAATTTTAATTGTTATTGATGGATTAGGTCTTAGAAAAGAAACTCAAGGAAATGCCTTTGCATTAGCTAAGACCCCAACATTTGATAAATTATTTAAAGAATATCCAAACTCATTAATTCAAGCTTCAGGAGAATATGTAGGTCTTCCTAAAGGACAAATGGGAAACTCAGAAGTTGGTCACCTTAACATTGGTGCGGGAACTGTTGTGTATACTGGATTATCATTAATAGCTAAAGATTTAAATGAAGGTAAATTCAAAAGTAATAAAGCTTTTGTTGAAGCTTTTGAAGACGTTAAACAAAATAACGCTACTTTACATGTTATGGGTCTTCTTTCTCCAGGAGGAGTTCACTCACTTGATTCACACTTATTTGAAATTTTAAATGCTGCACATCAAAATGGAGTAAAAAATGTAGCTGTCCACGTTTTTGGAGATGGTAGAGATGTAGCTCCTGCTTCAATTGAATCTTCACTTGATAAATTAATTGAACTTACAAACAAATATGATTATAAAATCGCTTCAATTGCAGGAAGATTTTATTCAATGGATCGTGACAGTATGTTTGATAGAGTTGAAAAAGGCTATGATGCATTGTTAGGGAAATCACAAGCAAGTTTTAGCGATATTAAAGAGTATGTAAAAGAAAGTTATCAAAACAATGTTACTGATGAATTTTTTGTACCTGCATATAACAATACTTTAGATGCGAAATACTTTGTTAAAGATCACGATAGCATTATTTTCTTTAACTTCCGCCCAGATCGTGCAAGACAACTTACTCACTTGTTTGTAAATTCTTCACTTTATGATGTTCAACCACAAAACAAAGTAAAAGTTAACAAATTTGTGTCAATGATGAAATATGAAGGAATCGACACAGTTGTTGCTTTCTCAGAGATGCAAATTTCTATGCCAATTGGTAGAGTTCTTGAAATTGCTAACAAAACTCAATTAAGATTAGCTGAAACCCAAAAATACGCTCACGTAACTTACTTTATGGATGGAGGAAATGATATTGAGTTTAAAAACTCACATCGGATCATGGTTCCTTCTCTTAAAGTAGAATCATACGCTGATGCTCCACAAATGTCAGCTAAAGAAATTACTGATGAATTACTTGCTAATGCATTAAATTATGATGTAGCAATTATGAACTACGCCAATCCAGACATGGTTGGACACACCGGTAACTTAAAATCAGCAATTACTGCAGTAGAAGTGCTTGATTCACAAATTGCTAGAGTAGTAGAATTTGCCGAACAAAATGATGTAACTGTCTTTATTACAGCTGATCATGGTAATGCTGAAATTACTGAAGATGAAAACGGTAAACCAGCTACAAAACACACCAGCAGTCCAGTAATGCTCATTACCACTGACAAATCACTTAAACTTAGAGATGGAAAATTAGCTAACATTGCTCCAACAGTTCTTGATTATATTGGAGTTGATAAACCACAAGAAATGGATGAAGAATCATTAATTTTAAAATGTAATTGTGCCTAA
- the rsmG gene encoding 16S rRNA (guanine(527)-N(7))-methyltransferase RsmG: MLNKDIVYQLCLKNNWDFNKLQLYVDLIEQKNKVMNLTGFSGDKLWEEGILESLLFMNKIIEKQDTQILDIGAGAGFPSLPYAIVNSHKQITIYEPLQKRVDFLNIVIEQLQLTNVIVVKIRAEEVLQKNQFDVVTARAVGTIKTMLMASFHLVKLNGKMSLIKGRKYQEELNDAQNILKLLSTNIVVKEFALPAIDKQNVIVEITKKRSTPSQFPFKWKDIVKDKKTN; this comes from the coding sequence GTGCTAAATAAAGATATTGTTTATCAGTTGTGTTTAAAGAATAATTGAGACTTTAACAAACTGCAATTATATGTAGATTTAATCGAACAAAAAAATAAAGTAATGAATCTAACTGGTTTTTCAGGTGATAAGCTCTGAGAAGAGGGAATTTTAGAATCGTTATTATTTATGAATAAAATAATCGAAAAGCAAGACACCCAAATTTTAGATATAGGAGCTGGTGCTGGTTTTCCTTCGCTTCCATATGCAATTGTAAATTCTCACAAACAAATTACCATTTACGAACCATTACAAAAAAGAGTTGATTTTTTAAATATTGTTATTGAACAATTACAACTAACAAATGTTATAGTTGTAAAGATTAGAGCTGAAGAAGTTTTGCAAAAAAACCAATTTGATGTAGTAACTGCTCGAGCAGTTGGAACTATCAAAACAATGCTTATGGCAAGTTTTCATTTGGTTAAATTAAATGGAAAAATGTCACTAATTAAAGGAAGAAAATATCAAGAAGAGTTAAACGATGCTCAAAATATTTTAAAACTTTTATCCACAAATATTGTAGTTAAAGAATTCGCACTTCCTGCAATTGATAAACAAAATGTAATTGTAGAAATTACCAAAAAAAGAAGCACTCCAAGTCAATTTCCTTTCAAATGAAAAGATATTGTCAAAGATAAAAAAACCAATTAA